A genomic stretch from Bacillus sp. N1-1 includes:
- the wrbA gene encoding NAD(P)H:quinone oxidoreductase, which yields MSNVKLAVIFYSMGGTNYQLSKWAEEGAKELGAEVKVLKAEELAPQSVIESNEAWKATVEATSDVPVATSADLEWADAIIFSIPTRFGNMPSQMKQFLDMQGGIWASGKTINKVVSGMTSAQNPHGGQEATLLSLYTSMMHWGAIIATPGYSDPVLFGAGGNPYGTSVTVDQNGKMVEDVEGAVKHQAKRTVTVAEWVKKGNQ from the coding sequence ATGTCAAATGTTAAATTAGCAGTAATTTTCTATAGCATGGGTGGAACAAACTACCAATTGTCTAAATGGGCTGAAGAAGGAGCTAAGGAATTAGGCGCTGAAGTCAAAGTACTAAAAGCTGAAGAGTTAGCACCACAATCTGTTATTGAGTCCAATGAAGCGTGGAAGGCAACAGTGGAAGCAACAAGTGATGTTCCCGTGGCAACATCAGCTGATCTGGAGTGGGCAGATGCCATCATCTTCAGTATTCCAACGCGTTTTGGTAACATGCCATCACAAATGAAACAGTTCCTTGATATGCAAGGTGGTATTTGGGCTAGTGGCAAGACAATTAATAAAGTAGTGAGTGGTATGACATCTGCCCAAAATCCACATGGTGGGCAAGAAGCAACATTGTTATCCTTGTATACTTCTATGATGCATTGGGGTGCTATTATTGCTACTCCTGGTTATAGCGATCCTGTGCTATTTGGTGCTGGTGGAAACCCATATGGTACAAGTGTAACCGTTGATCAAAATGGCAAAATGGTCGAGGATGTTGAAGGTGCAGTTAAACACCAAGCGAAGCGAACTGTTACAGTTGCTGAATGGGTGAAAAAAGGTAATCAATAA
- a CDS encoding alpha/beta hydrolase produces MKHLFHKGKNLNKPTFLLLHGTGGSELDLLPIAGKIDDEASVLGVRGNVSENGMPRFFKRLAEGVFDEEDLILRTKDLSQFLDEAAKDYEFDRDNIIAIGYSNGANIAASLLFHDQHDLKGAILHHPMVPRRGIELPDLSGKSVFIAAGTNDPICAPEQSSELQSLFEKAHAKTAIHWESQGHQLTPQEVEAAAEWYKRNIQ; encoded by the coding sequence ATGAAACATCTATTTCACAAAGGGAAAAATTTAAACAAACCAACATTTTTATTGCTTCATGGGACTGGAGGAAGCGAATTAGACCTCTTACCTATTGCAGGAAAAATTGATGATGAAGCTTCTGTATTGGGTGTTCGAGGAAATGTATCAGAAAATGGTATGCCTCGTTTCTTTAAAAGATTAGCAGAGGGCGTCTTCGATGAAGAGGACCTTATTCTTCGTACCAAAGATTTGAGTCAGTTTCTGGACGAAGCAGCAAAGGACTATGAATTTGACCGGGATAATATAATTGCGATTGGTTATTCTAATGGGGCCAATATTGCCGCAAGTTTGCTCTTTCATGATCAACATGATCTAAAAGGTGCTATTCTTCATCATCCAATGGTACCTAGAAGAGGAATTGAGCTTCCCGACTTATCCGGAAAATCAGTATTTATTGCAGCGGGAACCAATGATCCAATTTGTGCTCCAGAACAATCTTCTGAACTACAGTCATTATTTGAAAAAGCACATGCGAAAACTGCGATTCATTGGGAAAGCCAAGGGCACCAGTTGACACCGCAAGAAGTAGAAGCAGCTGCAGAGTGGTATAAAAGAAATATCCAATAG
- a CDS encoding ABC transporter ATP-binding protein, with the protein MSQLLLENVRKSFVNGEIEEEVLKGVNLSLEQGEVTALVGASGSGKSTLLTIAAGLQPLSNGRVVYEDQNLAEISSDHVRKIRAQHFGFVFQSSHLVPFLTVEEQLSLMIDIAGMKVTKEAKLIQIKKTLKKVGMIHRLTAYPSSLSGGEKQRVAVARAIIHNPRILFADEPTASLDSKKSRDTMKLISQLTKSLNMITLTVTHDNEMLDYADRIVKMNDGKIVNA; encoded by the coding sequence ATGAGTCAATTACTTTTAGAAAACGTAAGAAAGTCATTTGTAAATGGAGAAATTGAAGAAGAAGTATTAAAAGGAGTTAATTTATCACTTGAGCAAGGTGAAGTGACCGCTTTAGTAGGTGCTTCAGGATCAGGCAAAAGTACATTACTTACAATCGCTGCTGGGCTTCAACCTCTCTCAAACGGTCGAGTAGTATATGAAGATCAGAATCTAGCAGAAATTAGTTCAGACCACGTGAGAAAAATTAGAGCGCAGCACTTCGGTTTTGTTTTTCAATCTTCCCACCTTGTTCCTTTTTTGACAGTTGAAGAACAACTTTCACTAATGATTGACATTGCCGGAATGAAAGTTACGAAAGAAGCCAAGCTAATACAGATAAAGAAAACATTAAAAAAGGTTGGAATGATTCATCGCCTTACAGCCTATCCATCGTCCTTATCAGGAGGAGAAAAACAACGTGTAGCAGTGGCACGTGCCATCATTCACAATCCAAGAATACTGTTCGCCGATGAGCCAACAGCGAGCTTGGATTCAAAAAAGTCGAGAGATACGATGAAGTTGATTTCGCAATTAACTAAATCTCTAAATATGATCACATTAACGGTAACTCATGATAATGAGATGTTAGATTATGCGGATCGTATCGTTAAGATGAATGATGGAAAAATAGTTAATGCATAG
- a CDS encoding DMT family transporter, with the protein MNSKVFFLAFITIVIWGSTFAAIRASLHGGYSSGHLVLVRYLIASSAFIMYALWPGVKFKLPKRRDIPGIIALGWVGISIYHIGVTFGEQTISAGTTGMLIGSAPVFTALIAVLVLHEKLGTFGWIGLGIGFIGIILITLGTSGPAFEISSGALLVLMAAIATSFFFVFQKPYFKRYKPIELAAYFTWAGTLPFFWFTPGVLQSIQGATLEANLSAIYVGIFPAAIAYVTWSTALSLGNASSVTSMMYLEPAIAIFIAWIWLNEWPSTLSLIGGVVAIAGVIVVNGLGSRQHRIRSKGFKAL; encoded by the coding sequence ATGAATTCTAAAGTGTTTTTCTTGGCATTTATCACAATTGTTATATGGGGTTCTACTTTTGCGGCGATTCGAGCTAGCTTACATGGAGGATATTCTTCAGGCCATTTAGTACTCGTTCGGTATCTGATCGCATCTAGTGCATTTATAATGTATGCGTTATGGCCAGGGGTTAAATTCAAGCTCCCGAAACGGCGAGACATCCCTGGAATAATTGCTCTCGGATGGGTCGGGATTAGCATTTATCACATAGGCGTGACGTTTGGTGAACAAACGATTTCAGCAGGAACCACTGGGATGTTGATCGGATCAGCCCCTGTGTTTACGGCGTTAATTGCTGTTCTTGTGTTACATGAGAAGTTGGGGACATTTGGATGGATTGGTCTCGGTATTGGTTTTATTGGAATTATCCTAATCACACTTGGGACATCAGGTCCTGCTTTTGAAATATCGAGTGGTGCATTATTAGTCTTGATGGCAGCTATAGCAACGTCTTTTTTCTTCGTATTTCAAAAACCTTATTTTAAACGGTACAAGCCAATTGAATTGGCAGCCTATTTTACATGGGCTGGTACTTTGCCTTTCTTCTGGTTTACCCCAGGCGTGCTTCAATCGATTCAAGGTGCCACCCTTGAAGCTAATTTATCTGCCATCTATGTTGGGATCTTTCCAGCTGCCATTGCGTATGTAACATGGTCGACTGCACTTTCTTTAGGGAATGCGAGTTCTGTAACAAGTATGATGTATTTAGAGCCAGCAATAGCAATTTTTATTGCGTGGATCTGGTTAAATGAATGGCCAAGTACGTTGTCTCTTATAGGAGGCGTCGTGGCAATTGCTGGCGTGATCGTCGTGAATGGGCTAGGTAGTAGGCAACACCGAATCAGGAGTAAAGGCTTCAAGGCTCTATAA
- a CDS encoding CBO0543 family protein, with protein MYFISTFFIQRVKNERKSCYFFSKAVLSTLVDTYVVRTKRLEYPIRPFPKIFKTNVIFNTLFFPLLSVVWVKQSYNDNLPKILLKSLTWSVPMSLAQWYLEKNSRLFKWKKWSPLHTFLSVSFTLFSIRGLVGLLKKLDA; from the coding sequence ATGTACTTTATCTCTACCTTTTTTATTCAAAGGGTCAAAAATGAGAGAAAATCTTGTTATTTTTTTTCGAAAGCGGTCTTATCAACGCTTGTTGACACCTATGTAGTTCGGACTAAAAGACTAGAATATCCTATTCGTCCATTTCCTAAAATTTTTAAGACCAACGTGATTTTTAACACGTTGTTTTTCCCGCTATTAAGTGTTGTTTGGGTGAAGCAATCATACAATGATAACTTACCCAAAATTCTATTGAAAAGCTTAACTTGGAGTGTTCCTATGAGCTTGGCACAATGGTACTTAGAAAAGAACAGCAGACTTTTTAAATGGAAAAAATGGTCTCCGCTTCATACATTTTTAAGTGTTAGTTTTACATTATTCTCAATTAGAGGGCTTGTAGGATTGTTAAAAAAATTAGATGCGTGA
- a CDS encoding ring-cleaving dioxygenase codes for MVKISGIHHITAMVNDAQRSIDFYSGVLGLRLVKKTINFERPEVYHLYFGNGTGDPGTVITFFPWPDQLKGRTGTGQVGVISYVIPPQSIGFWKERLTKYEVETETSSRFGEDYLTFIDPDGLEIELVEREEGPLNHWSFGGIHPQVAIKGFGGAILNSGKPNKTANVLEELFGLDCIGQEDSYLRFKSEAEIGNTIDIKLIPSVRGLMGAGTIHHIAWRAKDDQEHQEWKNILEENGYYPTEILDRNYFNSIYFHESGGILFEIATDPPGFTVDEPLDELGEHLMLPTWLESKRLELEETLPSVKARVLEEDRE; via the coding sequence ATCGTTAAAATTTCTGGTATTCATCATATTACAGCTATGGTTAACGATGCCCAAAGGAGTATAGACTTTTATTCCGGTGTACTAGGGTTACGCCTTGTAAAAAAGACAATCAACTTTGAACGACCAGAAGTGTATCACCTTTATTTTGGTAATGGTACTGGTGATCCTGGAACAGTTATTACTTTTTTTCCTTGGCCGGATCAGCTTAAGGGTCGAACTGGGACAGGACAAGTAGGCGTTATAAGCTATGTTATCCCCCCTCAATCGATTGGATTTTGGAAAGAGCGATTGACTAAATATGAAGTGGAAACTGAGACATCTTCTCGTTTTGGAGAGGATTACTTGACGTTCATTGATCCGGATGGCCTTGAGATCGAATTGGTTGAACGGGAGGAAGGCCCGTTAAATCATTGGAGTTTTGGAGGTATTCATCCTCAAGTTGCCATAAAAGGATTTGGCGGGGCTATTTTAAATTCTGGGAAACCAAACAAAACTGCTAACGTATTAGAAGAACTATTTGGGCTGGATTGTATTGGGCAAGAAGATAGCTATCTTAGATTTAAATCTGAGGCAGAGATAGGAAATACCATAGATATAAAGCTGATTCCTTCTGTGCGTGGGTTGATGGGGGCTGGCACCATTCACCATATCGCATGGAGAGCAAAGGACGATCAAGAGCATCAAGAGTGGAAAAATATTCTCGAGGAAAATGGGTATTATCCTACTGAAATTCTAGACCGTAACTATTTTAATTCTATTTATTTCCACGAAAGTGGAGGGATTCTTTTTGAAATAGCTACTGATCCGCCAGGTTTTACCGTGGATGAGCCATTAGACGAGCTTGGAGAGCATCTAATGTTGCCAACGTGGTTAGAGTCAAAAAGATTGGAACTTGAAGAAACCTTGCCCTCAGTGAAAGCCAGGGTTCTAGAGGAGGATAGGGAATGA
- a CDS encoding response regulator transcription factor, protein MNSILIIDDDPHILNLVKVTLKDAGYQTHKAIHGIEALSILEKYVIDLAIVDVMMPKMDGYTLTRKIKNTYDIPVILLTARGELHDKEHGYTAGTDDYIVKPFEPKELIFRIQAVLRRYDKPSTYIINLGDVKIDKRNYEVQIGKQHLLMPLKEFELLALLASRPNKVFNRDYLIESIWGIDFQGDERTVNVHIKRIRERLREVTSTIEIVTVRGVGYKLEVTSE, encoded by the coding sequence ATGAACTCCATATTAATTATCGATGACGATCCACACATCTTGAACCTTGTAAAGGTCACTCTAAAGGATGCTGGATATCAAACTCATAAAGCTATACATGGAATAGAAGCCTTGTCTATTTTAGAAAAGTACGTGATCGATTTAGCAATAGTGGACGTGATGATGCCTAAGATGGATGGCTATACGCTTACCAGAAAAATAAAAAACACTTACGATATTCCCGTAATCTTGTTAACCGCCAGGGGTGAACTACATGATAAAGAACATGGGTATACTGCTGGAACAGATGATTATATCGTAAAGCCCTTTGAACCAAAGGAATTGATTTTTCGTATTCAAGCCGTCTTAAGAAGATACGATAAACCTAGCACTTATATCATCAACTTAGGTGATGTAAAAATTGACAAAAGAAACTATGAGGTTCAAATAGGCAAACAACACCTGCTAATGCCTTTAAAGGAGTTTGAATTATTAGCCCTCTTAGCTTCTAGACCGAATAAAGTTTTCAATCGAGATTATCTAATAGAAAGTATATGGGGGATCGACTTCCAGGGTGATGAGAGGACTGTAAATGTTCATATCAAAAGAATACGGGAACGTTTACGAGAGGTCACATCCACAATTGAAATCGTCACTGTTCGTGGAGTTGGCTATAAATTAGAGGTGACATCTGAATGA
- a CDS encoding DMT family transporter, whose protein sequence is MKLQNRHIGLLMISSGAALWGISGPMIQWLFLHSNITSIDFLVFRLLFAGTFLLLFLSCSKRQIFDIWKSKGHRFQLILFGALGMLGAQYFFIETIHVSNAVTAMLFQFLAPILITIYVAMQIKKLPTLRQLIAIGMALTGLFFLITNGSYQNIFLSKEGISFGILTMLGFTFYTVQPVSLIKRWGVMLIVGWGMLIAGIFSFLLNLDFSIQVLTEDLTVNTTIMLVGIIASGTLSFLLYIGSLNYLSPSETSILSSIEPLVAVIISIIWLNESFGYIQLAGGLCIIVAVVILTTPARNNKRGQERRASQLLSTKQRETDYI, encoded by the coding sequence ATGAAACTACAAAACCGACATATCGGATTGTTGATGATAAGTAGTGGTGCTGCACTTTGGGGAATATCAGGACCGATGATTCAATGGCTATTTCTACATTCGAACATAACTTCCATCGATTTTCTCGTTTTCCGCTTACTATTCGCTGGCACGTTTCTTCTATTGTTTCTTTCTTGTTCAAAGAGACAGATTTTTGATATTTGGAAGTCTAAAGGGCACAGATTTCAGCTCATTTTGTTTGGAGCTTTAGGTATGCTTGGTGCTCAATACTTTTTTATTGAGACAATTCATGTAAGTAATGCCGTTACAGCTATGTTATTTCAATTTCTGGCTCCAATCCTTATTACCATTTATGTTGCAATGCAGATCAAAAAGCTGCCAACACTAAGACAATTGATTGCTATAGGCATGGCTTTAACAGGACTCTTCTTTTTAATCACAAATGGTTCCTACCAAAATATTTTTTTAAGCAAAGAAGGCATATCTTTTGGCATTCTTACAATGCTCGGCTTTACATTTTATACCGTTCAACCTGTTTCATTAATCAAAAGGTGGGGTGTCATGCTTATTGTTGGATGGGGAATGTTAATCGCTGGAATCTTCTCCTTTTTGCTAAACCTTGATTTTAGTATTCAGGTTTTAACTGAAGATCTCACAGTTAATACAACTATTATGTTAGTAGGGATAATCGCTAGTGGAACACTTTCATTTCTTCTTTATATTGGTAGCTTGAACTATTTATCACCATCTGAAACAAGTATCTTATCCAGTATTGAACCTCTTGTAGCTGTCATCATTTCAATCATCTGGTTAAATGAATCGTTTGGTTACATACAATTAGCTGGTGGACTATGTATTATTGTTGCTGTCGTAATCTTAACTACTCCCGCTAGAAATAATAAAAGAGGTCAAGAGCGAAGAGCTTCACAATTGCTTTCAACAAAGCAGCGTGAAACTGATTATATTTGA
- a CDS encoding NADPH-dependent FMN reductase — protein MEENRLRITVVCGSLREGSYNRKVLEAMERLAPTHWEFLQTNLSTIPHYNEDLEKESNPSSVNDFIKSIKQSDGVLIVTPEYNTGIPGVLKNALDWASRPPKNSELIQKPVAIAGATPGNGGTAQCQAQLQQTLTAMNAYIMPGPKIQIRRAHEKINEKTGEFEDERTFRYMERFLLSFEDWIQTFKKSK, from the coding sequence ATGGAAGAAAATAGACTTAGAATAACGGTGGTATGTGGAAGTCTCCGTGAAGGTTCGTATAATCGAAAAGTGCTTGAAGCGATGGAACGGCTAGCACCAACCCACTGGGAGTTTCTCCAAACGAATTTATCAACTATCCCACACTATAATGAGGATCTTGAGAAAGAAAGCAATCCTTCATCAGTAAATGATTTCATAAAATCTATAAAACAATCCGATGGTGTATTAATTGTTACCCCAGAATATAATACGGGAATTCCTGGTGTTTTAAAAAATGCTTTAGATTGGGCATCGCGTCCCCCTAAAAATTCTGAGTTGATTCAGAAACCCGTTGCCATTGCAGGTGCAACACCAGGCAATGGAGGAACTGCACAATGCCAGGCACAACTACAGCAAACACTTACGGCTATGAACGCTTATATAATGCCTGGACCGAAAATTCAAATAAGAAGAGCTCATGAAAAAATAAATGAAAAAACTGGAGAGTTTGAAGATGAACGAACTTTTCGTTATATGGAGCGTTTTCTGTTAAGCTTTGAAGATTGGATTCAAACCTTTAAGAAAAGCAAATAA
- a CDS encoding PLP-dependent aminotransferase family protein, whose amino-acid sequence MWQLTPNLDGESKDPLYLQLYLYIKQEIKNGNLVPDLKLPSKRKLAQHLTVSQNTVETAYGQLVAEGYVESRPRKGYFVSTVDEENFSITRDVQHVEEKPSKHHGYTYNFAYTGVDFESFPFSLYRKLMNEVLRSDNKEIVQLGHPQGELDLRQSLAEYVYEARGVKCSPSQIIIGSGTQTLLKLLFRLLPHSKFAVEDPGYHQKLTLFEKGDKQVELIPIDSDGMLFSNLKESSADVAIVTPSHQFPCGMIMPVPRRLQLLKWAREKDDRYIIEDDYDSEFRYSGKPIPALQGLDTGENVIYMGTFSKALLPSLRISYMVLPASLIKIYQKDFFFYAQTVSRIDQKVLKEFLGRGHWERHIQKMKMIYRKKRDVLIDGIAHYFPETVEVIGQDSGLHLMLRFNNGMTEQEAIDRAAKLGIKVNAVSEYGKNDGQTVLLGFAVLTIEQIKASVKLLAKAWFG is encoded by the coding sequence GTGTGGCAATTAACACCTAACCTAGATGGCGAGAGTAAAGATCCGCTTTATCTTCAGTTATATCTGTATATTAAACAGGAGATTAAGAACGGAAATTTAGTACCTGATCTGAAGTTACCTTCAAAACGAAAGCTCGCTCAACATCTTACAGTTAGTCAGAATACAGTTGAAACGGCATACGGCCAATTGGTTGCAGAAGGATACGTAGAGTCACGCCCGAGGAAAGGATATTTTGTATCAACTGTTGATGAAGAGAATTTTAGCATCACCCGAGATGTTCAGCATGTTGAAGAGAAACCGAGTAAACATCATGGCTATACATATAATTTTGCTTATACTGGTGTGGATTTTGAATCGTTTCCATTCAGTCTCTATCGGAAATTAATGAATGAAGTTTTGCGAAGCGATAATAAAGAAATTGTCCAACTGGGTCACCCTCAAGGGGAATTAGATTTACGTCAATCGCTTGCAGAGTATGTATACGAAGCGAGGGGAGTGAAATGTTCCCCGAGTCAAATAATCATAGGTTCTGGAACTCAAACCTTACTGAAACTACTATTTCGACTATTACCACATAGTAAATTTGCTGTGGAGGACCCAGGCTACCATCAGAAACTGACGTTGTTTGAGAAAGGAGATAAACAAGTAGAATTAATTCCAATCGATTCAGACGGAATGCTTTTCTCCAATTTAAAAGAAAGTAGTGCTGATGTAGCGATTGTAACGCCATCTCATCAGTTTCCTTGTGGTATGATTATGCCTGTTCCAAGACGCTTGCAATTACTAAAGTGGGCAAGAGAGAAAGACGATCGGTATATTATTGAAGATGATTATGATAGTGAATTCCGTTATAGTGGCAAGCCAATCCCCGCACTTCAAGGATTAGATACTGGAGAGAATGTTATTTATATGGGTACGTTCTCGAAAGCGTTGTTGCCTTCATTGCGGATTAGTTATATGGTTTTGCCTGCTTCCCTTATCAAAATCTATCAAAAAGACTTTTTCTTTTATGCCCAGACCGTCTCACGTATTGATCAGAAGGTGTTAAAAGAATTTTTAGGTAGAGGGCATTGGGAACGACATATTCAAAAAATGAAAATGATTTACAGAAAAAAAAGAGATGTGCTTATTGATGGGATTGCGCATTACTTCCCTGAAACAGTTGAAGTCATCGGTCAAGATTCTGGTTTGCATCTCATGCTACGCTTTAATAATGGGATGACGGAGCAAGAAGCTATTGATCGGGCAGCAAAACTCGGTATAAAAGTGAATGCCGTGTCTGAATATGGAAAAAACGATGGTCAAACCGTTCTTCTGGGCTTTGCAGTACTAACGATTGAACAAATAAAAGCAAGCGTTAAACTGCTTGCAAAAGCGTGGTTTGGTTAG
- a CDS encoding ABC transporter permease, whose amino-acid sequence MFMAWKEMKKNKSRFLILGFIILLISLLTFIISGLANGLSHDNVSLIKNMPDGTFYMSKESDNSYTQSHIEEQKQNQLVRSHKDAFAFSVQMGALKSESKKQQSVAFLTFTDNTFFKNVQKGEIILDSSLKDEGIKIGDHLSSPLAEASFEVIDFVENKRFNHSPVAFINRGDFKNMFRTEELQLIYSPKKNEVMDGLQLFSKKEFLSTIPSYQAEQMTLTMIVWFLVVISGMLFAIFFYMMNVQKIGMYGILKALGIRNRNLFKMIWSQMGILTLTALLVSALLSQVFQFFAPDTMPYNLSITTTIQLSIVFVIVGFLGSTLSGYQIKKIEPLQAIQQGES is encoded by the coding sequence ATGTTTATGGCATGGAAAGAAATGAAGAAGAATAAGAGTAGATTTCTTATATTAGGGTTTATTATTTTACTCATAAGTTTATTGACTTTCATTATTTCAGGCTTAGCAAATGGATTATCTCATGACAACGTTTCATTGATAAAAAACATGCCAGATGGGACGTTTTACATGAGTAAAGAATCCGATAACTCATATACACAATCTCATATAGAAGAGCAAAAACAGAATCAATTAGTAAGAAGCCATAAGGATGCATTCGCTTTTTCGGTTCAAATGGGTGCATTAAAAAGTGAATCAAAAAAACAACAAAGCGTTGCATTCCTTACTTTTACGGATAATACATTCTTTAAAAATGTACAGAAGGGAGAAATCATCCTCGATAGCTCGTTAAAAGATGAAGGCATAAAGATCGGTGATCACCTATCAAGTCCACTGGCGGAGGCATCCTTTGAGGTTATCGATTTTGTAGAGAACAAACGATTTAACCACTCACCAGTTGCGTTTATCAATCGAGGAGATTTTAAAAATATGTTTAGAACTGAAGAATTGCAGCTCATTTATTCACCCAAAAAAAATGAGGTTATGGATGGATTACAGTTATTTTCTAAGAAGGAGTTTCTTTCTACAATTCCCAGTTACCAGGCTGAGCAAATGACACTTACTATGATTGTTTGGTTCCTGGTCGTTATTAGTGGAATGCTGTTTGCCATCTTCTTTTATATGATGAATGTCCAGAAGATAGGAATGTATGGAATACTCAAAGCCCTAGGAATTCGTAACAGGAATTTGTTTAAGATGATTTGGAGTCAGATGGGGATTCTTACACTAACAGCGCTTCTCGTTTCTGCATTATTGAGCCAGGTTTTTCAATTCTTCGCTCCAGATACCATGCCTTATAACCTATCGATAACGACAACAATTCAGCTATCGATCGTATTTGTCATAGTTGGCTTTTTAGGGTCTACCCTATCAGGCTATCAAATTAAGAAGATTGAACCTTTACAAGCAATTCAACAAGGGGAGTCTTAA
- a CDS encoding HAMP domain-containing sensor histidine kinase, whose protein sequence is MRSLFSKFLLTTLFIMIISSLIGFLFANTFYQTNLKPENDTKNTEIAIRIAQYAESQGNLEDYLEHTASTGYQLFLVDQQGKKRFFGGTFNEKNLSPEAVEKVLDGDIYHGMKEFPKATFVTGFFANELKNSVGVPLSYNDTQYALFMRPNIKLLFNEIHILLGWMVVATVILSLFAVLIWAVMIIHPIRKLSQATNKVGEEGFTVQLDIQRKDEIGQLTQNFNEMISRLGELDKLRKSFVSNVSHDIQTPLLNIQGYSRLLESDTLTEKEKSSYLNVIQDETKRMSILTKQLLTLSSLDPKENNLSRETVELSGQFRSLLQRYYWLFNEENLSLTYSLDDVKVKGNTDLLYTVWENLLTNAIKYNKPGGSIQISLEDAHEQIEITFRDSGIGLGPSEKEQIFDRFYRADLARTRTKQGTGLGLSIVKEIVELHGGHISVDSQMNKGTTFKVVLPYS, encoded by the coding sequence ATGAGGTCTTTATTCTCAAAATTCCTACTTACAACGTTATTCATTATGATTATAAGTTCTCTGATCGGTTTTCTGTTTGCGAATACCTTCTACCAAACTAATTTAAAACCCGAAAACGATACTAAAAACACGGAAATCGCCATAAGAATTGCTCAATACGCAGAATCTCAAGGTAATCTTGAGGACTACCTTGAACATACAGCTTCAACAGGTTATCAACTCTTCCTTGTTGACCAACAAGGAAAAAAACGTTTTTTTGGTGGCACATTTAATGAAAAGAATCTATCACCAGAAGCAGTGGAAAAAGTCCTTGATGGAGACATTTATCATGGAATGAAGGAGTTCCCAAAAGCAACGTTCGTTACAGGCTTTTTTGCTAATGAACTAAAAAATTCCGTAGGTGTTCCTCTTTCATACAATGATACACAGTATGCTCTTTTTATGAGACCTAACATTAAGCTTCTATTTAATGAAATCCACATCCTATTAGGTTGGATGGTCGTAGCTACCGTCATCTTAAGTTTATTTGCGGTACTTATTTGGGCTGTGATGATCATTCACCCTATTCGAAAGCTATCTCAAGCAACGAATAAAGTTGGTGAAGAAGGATTTACTGTACAATTGGATATTCAAAGGAAAGATGAAATCGGTCAACTAACTCAGAATTTCAATGAGATGATTTCGCGTCTTGGCGAGTTAGATAAGCTTAGGAAATCATTTGTATCCAATGTATCACATGATATACAAACGCCATTGTTAAATATCCAAGGATATAGTCGTTTATTAGAGAGCGACACGCTTACTGAAAAAGAAAAAAGTTCTTACTTAAACGTCATACAAGATGAAACGAAGCGGATGTCTATTTTAACAAAACAGCTATTAACCTTATCATCACTCGATCCAAAAGAAAATAATCTTTCTAGAGAAACGGTTGAATTATCTGGCCAATTCAGAAGTCTTCTACAAAGATATTATTGGCTTTTTAATGAAGAAAATCTTTCATTAACCTATTCTCTTGATGATGTAAAAGTGAAAGGCAATACTGATCTTTTATATACCGTTTGGGAAAACCTTTTAACAAATGCCATTAAATATAATAAGCCAGGAGGGTCCATTCAGATTTCACTAGAAGATGCACACGAACAAATAGAAATTACATTTCGGGATTCGGGGATAGGCTTAGGACCGAGTGAAAAGGAACAAATTTTCGATCGTTTTTATCGTGCAGACTTAGCTAGGACTAGAACAAAACAGGGTACAGGGCTAGGGTTGTCAATTGTAAAAGAAATAGTAGAGCTTCATGGAGGACACATTTCCGTGGATAGTCAAATGAATAAAGGTACCACATTTAAAGTTGTCCTTCCGTATTCGTAA